Within the Dolichospermum compactum NIES-806 genome, the region TTATTGGCAACTTTTACCCTATATCCGCACCCAGTGGGAAACTATCGCTAAGGGTTTTATAGGAATTTTAGGATATGTACTGGCAACTTTAACCCTGATTAATGTCGCGGGGAAGTTGGCAGTTCCTTTCGGAAATGGTAATGTATTAGCGATCGCTCAATTAGCGGGAATCAGTGCGGCTATCTTTCTTGTCAGGGGCTTTTTTCAGTCTGTGCAAGATTTGTACATGGCAAAAGCAGCTTTAAGGGTGGCTTTTTATCTCCGACAACAGGTTTATACTCATTTACAAAAACTCAATCTCAGCTATTTTGAAACTGCTAAGGCTGGAGATCTATCCTATCGTCTCACGGAAGATGTTGATAGGGTTGGAGAAGTTATCAATAAGCTTTTTCATGATTTTACTCCCTGTGCTTTACAGTTAATTGCTATTCCCATTTACATGATTTATTTGAATTGGCAACTTACTCTAGCGACGGTAATTGTCGCCCCAATTATGGGAATTTTAATTGGTTGGTTTGGGGAAAGATTACGGAAATATTCTCTCAAAAGTCAAAGTCGTATTTCTGATTTATCAGCTATTTTAACAGAAATTTTCAGCGGTATCCGATTAATTCAAGCTTTTGCTGCGGAAAAATACGAAATAGAGCGATTTAGTCATGAAGCCGAACGCAGTTTTAAAGCTAAATATTCAGTCGAAAGATTAAAAGCTATTCAAATTCCCATTGTGGGATTTTTAGAAGCTGTCAGTGCGTTATCTTTGCTAATGGTAGGAACTTGGCAAATATCTCAACGCAATTTAACGGTAGGTGAATTTTTTAGTTATTTAACAGCAGCAGCTTTGTTAATTGATCCTATTGGTCATACTACTAATAACTATAATGAATTTAAACAAGGTGAGGCATCAGTTGATCGGGTTTTTGAGTTATTAGCAATTCAACCAACGGTGTTAGAAAAAGTTAATGCTATTACTCTTCCATCTGTTCATGGTAAGGTTGAATATTGCAATATCACTTTTGCTTATAAATCAGGAGAAACTGTATTAAATAATATTAGTTTATTAGTCATGCCCGGTCAAGCCATTGCCTTGGTTGGTGCTTCTGGTGCTGGTAAAACTACTTTTGTGAATCTGTTACCTCGATTTTATGATCCTGAATTTGGGGAAATTTTTATAGATGGCATAAATATTCGAGATGTGACTTTAAATAGTTTAAGAAAACAAATTGGGATTGTTCCCCAAGAAACGATTATGTTTTCGGGAACTATTGCCCAAAATATCGCTTTCGGACAAGATGATTTCGATATTAACGCAGTAGAATCAGCGGCAAAAATCGCCAATGCTGATCAATTTATTCAGCAATTACCGGAAGGTTATCAGACTTGGGTAGGAGAGCGAGGTGTGAATTTATCAGGGGGACAAAGACAGCGAATTGCGATCGCTCGTGCAGTCCTTCTCAACCCGCAAATATTGATACTTGATGAAGCCACATCTGCCTTAGATTCGGAATCAGAAGCTTTGGTACAAGAGGCTTTGGAGAGATTGATGGAAAACCGCACGGTGTTAATTATTGCCCATAGATTATCAACGGTGCGGAAGTGCGATCGCATTTTGGTGTTAGAAAAAGGGCAAATTGTCGAATCGGGAAATCATGAGGAATTATTAGAATTAGAAGGGAGATATGCGCGGTATTATGCTCAACAATAAGATCCCCGACTTCTTAGAGAAGTCGGGGATCTGAAATTCTCGAATAAATTTTGAATTTTAACCTGTCATTTCTCAGGTACAAGAATTATAATGTGCCGTTATTAATAATTGAATCGTGATAATATCGCATCAACCATAAGGATGATGTAGAGACGTTTCATAAAACGTCTCTACAACGTGGTTCACCTAAAGGATACCAGAAGCTACGCTAAGGTAGTTGTAAAGTTATTTAATCCTAAAGTACCTGTTAATCCTATCACCTCAATGATGGCATCAGTAGTCGCACTAAATCCTGCGGTAGCATCATTAATAGCTACAAAGCTGCGGCTACCAAAGGAGAATTGAGCAGCAGCATTAACTGTAAAACTAGTTGTAGTTAACTTAGCTGCAATTCCGGCTGTATCAAGTGTTGCCACAATTCCTGCATTAGAAAATGCGGTGCGGGCAGTGGAAACAAGGAATAAATCATTTCCAGCATTAGCATTGAAGCCGATAATCACATCAAAGGTATTGAAGACAGAATCTGCTAAGGTGCGGTAGTCAAAACGGTCTGCTCCCAGCCCTCCAGTTAGAGTATCTTTTCCGGTTCCCCCTGTTAGGGTGTCATTACCCGCACCACCGTCAAGGGTGTTATTAGCACTGTTACCTGTGATGACGTTATTACCTGCGTTACCAGTCCCGTTAATTGCTGTTGTTCCTGTGAGAGTTAGGTTTTCAATATTGCTCAGAGGGTCAAGATCATAAGTAACACTGGATTGAATGGTATCTGTACCTTCCCCAAAATATTCCGTAATGATGTCAGTAATACTATCAACAATGTAAGTATCGTCACCATCACCACCAATTAAGGTATCAACACCTGCACCACCATTGAGGGTATTATTGAGTTCATTGCCTATGATGGTGTTATTACTGGCATTCCCTGTACCCTCAGTGGCTAACCCTAACAGGAACAAGTTTTCGACATTTCCAGAGAGAGCATAGTCAATAGTGCTGTAAACCGTATCTGTGCCTTGGTTGGCATTTTCGGTAATGGTGTCACTAGTATTGTCAACATAGTAAGTATCATTACCATCACCACCAATCAAAGTATCAACACCCGCATCACCGTCAAGGATATTATCAGCAGCGTTACCTACAATGATGTTATTAGCTGCGTTTCCTGTACCGTTAATTACTGTTGTTCCTGTTAGAGTCAGGTTTTCGACATTTCCAGAGAGAGCATAGTCAATGGCGCTGAAAATCGTATCTGTGCCTTCGTTGGCATTTTCGGTAACGATATCACTGCTATCATCAACATAGTAAGTATCATCACCCAACCCACCAATTAAGGTATCAATACCCGCACCACCATCAAGGGTGTCATTGCCTGCTCCACCGTCAAAGATATTATCAGCAGCATTACCTGTGAGGACGTTATTACCGGCGTTACCAGTCCCGTTAATTGCTGTTGTTCCTGTTAGTGTCAGGTTTTCGACGTTAGCAAGAGCCGCAAGACTATAGGTGACACTGGATTGAATAGTATCTGTTCCTAATAGGTCGTTGGCATTTTCGATAATGGTATCAGTTGTGGTGTCTATAATGTAAGTATCATTACCATCACCACCAATTAAGGTATCAATACCCGCACCGCCATCCAAGGTGTCATTACCTGCCCCACCGTCAAGGGTATTATCAGCAGCGTTACCCGTAAGGACGTTATTACCGGCGTTACCAGTCCCGTTAATTGCTGTTGTTCCTGTTAGTGTCAGGTTTTCGACGTTTCCAGACAGAACATAGTTGGTAGTGCTGTAAACTATATCTGTTCCTTGGTTGGCATTTTCGGTAATGGTGTCACTAGTATTGTCAACATAGTAAGTATCATTACCATCACCACCAATCAAAGTATCAACACCCGTGCCACCGATTAAGGTATCAATACCCGCACCACCATCAAGGGTGTCATTGCCTGCCCCACCATTGAGGGTATTATTGGCACTGTTACCCGTGAGGATGTTATTACCTGCGTTACCAGTACCGTTAATTGCTGTTGTTCCTGTCAGGGTTAGATTTTCGATGTTGGTTAGGGTGGCAATGTTAAAAGTGGTACTAGATTGAATGGTATCTGTGCCACCACTTGTATTTTCGGTGATAATGTCAGTGGTACTATCAACAATGTAAACGTCATCACCCAAANNNNNNNNNNNNNNNNNNNNNNNNNNNNNNNNNNNNNNNNNNNNNNNNNNNNNNNNNNNNNNNNNNNNNNNNNNNNNNNNNNNNNNNNNNNNNNNNNNNNNNNNNNNNNNNNNNNNNNNNNNNNNNNNNNNNNNNNNNNNNNNNNNNNNNNNNNNNNNNNNNNNNNNNNNNNNNNNNNNNNNNNNNNNNNNNNNNNNNNNNNNNNNNNNNNNNNNNNNNNNNNNNNNNNNNNNNNNNNNNNNNNNNNNNNNNNNNNNNNNNNNNNNNNNNNNNNNNNNNNNNNNNNNNNNNNNNNNNNNNNNNNNNNNNNNNNNNNNNNNNNNNNNNNNNNNNNNNNNNNNNNNNNNNNNNNNNNNNNNNNNNNNNNNNNNNNNNNNNNNNNNNNNNNNNNNNNNNNNNNNNNNNNNNNNNNNNNNNNNNNNNNNNNNNNNNNNNNNNNNNNNNNNNNNNNNNNNNNNNNNNNNNNNNNNNNNNNNNNNNNNNNNNNNNNNNNNNNNNNNNNNNNNNNNNNNNNNNNNNNNNNNNNNNNNNNNNNNNNNNNNNNNNNNNNNNNNNNNNNNNNNNNNNNNNNNNNNNNNNNNNNNNNNNNNNNNNNNNNNNNNNNNNNNNNNNNNNNNNNNNNNNNNNNNNNNNNNNNNNNNNNNNNNNNNNNNNNNNNNNNNNNNNNNNNNNNNNNNNNNNNNNNNNNNNNNNNNNNNNNNNNNNNNNNNNNNNNNNNNNNNNNNNNNNNNNNNNNNNNNNNNNNNNNNNNNNNNNNNNNNNNNNNNNNNNNNNNNNNNNNNNNNNNNNNNNNNNNNNNNNNNNNNNNNNNNNNNNNNNNNNNNNNNNNNNNNNNNNNNNNNNNNNNNNNNNNNNNNNNNNNNNNNNNNNNNNNNNNNNNNNNNNNNNNNNNNNNNNNNNNNNNNNNNNNNNNNNNNNNNNNNNNNNNNNNNNNNNNNNNNNNNNNNNNNNNNNNNNNNNNNNNNNNNNNNNNNNNNNNNNNNNNNNNNNNNNNNNNNNNNNNNNNNNNNNNNNNNNNNNNNNNNNNNNNNNNNNNNNNNNNNNNNNNNNNNNNNNNNNNNNNNNNNNNNNNNNNNNNNNNNNNNNNNNNNNNNNNNNNNNNNNNNNNNNNNNNNNNNNNNNNNNNNNNNNNNNNNNNNNNNNNNNNNNNNNNNNNNNNNNNNNNNNNNNNNNNNNNNNNNNNNNNNNNNNNNNNNNNNNNNNNNNNNNNNNNNNNNNNNNNNNNNNNNNNNNNNNNNNNNNNNNNNNNNNNNNNNNNNNNNNNNNNNNNNNNNNNNNNNNNNNNNNNNNNNNNNNNNNNNNNNNNNNNNNNNNNNNNNNNNNNNNNNNNNNNNNNNNNNNNNNNNNNNNNNNNNNNNNNNNNNNNNNNNNNNNNNNNNNNNNNNNNNNNNNNNNNNNNNNNNNNNNNNNNNNNNNNNNNNNNNNNNNNNNNNNNNNNNNNNNNNNNNNNNNNNNNNNNNNNNNNNNNNNNNNNNNNNNNNNNNNNNNNNNNNNNNNNNNNNNNNNNNNNNNNNNNNNNNNNNNNNNNNNNNNNNNNNNNNNNNNNNNNNNNNNNNNNNNNNNNNNNNNNNNNNNNNNNNNNNNNNNNNNNNNNNNNNNNNNNNNNNNNNNNNNNNNNNNNNNNNNNNNNNNNNNNNNNNNNNNNNNNNNNNNNNNNNNNNNNNNNNNNNNNNNNNNNNNNNNNNNNNNNNNNNNNNNNNNNNNNNNNNNNNNNNNNNNNNNNNNNNNNNNNNNNNNNNNNNNNNNNNNNNNNNNNNNNNNNNNNNNNNNNNNNNNNNNNNNNNNNNNNNNNNNNNNNNNNNNNNNNNNNNNNNNNNNNNNNNNNNNNNNNNNNNNNNNNNNNNNNNNNNNNNNNNNNNNNNNNNNNNNNNNNNNNNNNNNNNNNNNNNNNNNNNNNNNNNNNNNNNNNNNNNNNNNNNNNNNNNNNNNNNNNNNNNNNNNNNNNNNNNNNNNNNNNNNNNNNNNNNNNNNNNNNNNNNNNNNNNNNNNNNNNNNNNNNNNNNNNNNNNNNNNNNNNNNNNNNNNNNNNNNNNNNNNNNNNNNNNNNNNNNNNNNNNNNNNNNNNNNNNNNNNNNNNNNNNNNNNNNNNNNNNNNNNNNNNNNNNNNNNNNNNNNNNNNNNNNNNNNNNNNNNNNNNNNNNNNNNNNNNNNNNNNNNNNNNNNNNNNNNNNNNNNNNNNNNNNNNNNNNNNNNNNNNNNNNNNNNNNNNNNNNNNNNNNNNNNNNNNNNNNNNNNNNNNNNNNNNNNNNNNNNNNNNNNNNNNNNNNNNNNNNNNNNNNNNNNNNNNNNNNNNNNNNNNNNNNNNNNNNNNNNNNNNNNNNNNNNNNNNNNNNNNNNNNNNNNNNNNNNNNNNNNNNNNNNNNNNNNNNNNNNNNNNNNNNNNNNNNNNNNNNNNNNNNNNNNNNNNNNNNNNNNNNNNNNNNNNNNNNNNNNNNNNNNNNNNNNNNNNNNNNNNNNNNNNNNNNNNNNNNNNNNNNNNNNNNNNNNNNNNNNNNNNNNNNNNNNNNNNNNNNNNNNNNNNNNNNNNNNNNNNNNNNNNNNNNNNNNNNNNNNNNNNNNNNNNNNNNNNNNNNNNNNNNNNNNNNNNNNNNNNNNNNNNNNNNNNNNNNNNNNNNNNNNNNNNNNNNNNNNNNNNNNNNNNNNNNNNNNNNNNNNNNNNNNNNNNNNNNNNNNNNNNNNNNNNNNNNNNNNNNNNNNNNNNNNNNNNNNNNNNNNNNNNNNNNNNNNNNNNNNNNNNNNNNNNNNNNNNNNNNNNNNNNNNNNNNNNNNNNNNNNNNNNNNNNNNNNNNNNNNNNNNNNNNNNNNNNNNNNNNNNNNNNNNNNNNNNNNNNNNNNNNNNNNNNNNNNNNNNNNNNNNNNNNNNNNNNNNNNNNNNNNNNNNNNNNNNNNNNNNNNNNNNNNNNNNNNNNNNNNNNNNNNNNNNNNNNNNNNNNNNNNNNNNNNNNNNNNNNNNNNNNNNNNNNNNNNNNNNNNNNNNNNNNNNNNNNNNNNNNNNNNNNNNNNNNNNNNNNNNNNNNNNNNNNNNNNNNNNNNNNNNNNNNNNNNNNNNNNNNNNNNNNNNNNNNNNNNNNNNNNNNNNNNNNNNNNNNNNNNNNNNNNNNNNNNNNNNNNNNNNNNNNNNNNNNNNNNNNNNNNNNNNNNNNNNNNNNNNNNNNNNNNNNNNNNNNNNNNNNNNNNNNNNNNNNNNNNNNNNNNNNNNNNNNNNNNNNNNNNNNNNNNNNNNNNNNNNNNNNNNNNNNNNNNNNNNNNNNNNNNNNNNNNNNNNNNNNNNNNNNNNNNNNNNNNNNNNNNNNNNNNNNNNNNNNNNNNNNNNNNNNNNNNNNNNNNNNNNNNNNNNNNNNNNNNNNNNNNNNNNNNNNNNNNNNNNNNNNNNNNNNNNNNNNNNNNNNNNNNNNNNNNNNNNNNNNNNNNNNNNNNNNNNNNNNNNNNNNNNNNNNNNNNNNNNNNNNNNNNNNNNNNNNNNNNNNNNNNNNNNNNNNNNNNNNNNNNNNNNNNNNNNNNNNNNNNNNNNNNNNNNNNNNNNNNNNNNNNNNNNNNNNNNNNNNNNNNNNNNNNNNNNNNNNNNNNNNNNNNNNNNNNNNNNNNNNNNNNNNNNNNNNNNNNNNNNNNNNNNNNNNNNNNNNNNNNNNNNNNNNNNNNNNNNNNNNNNNNNNNNNNNNNNNNNNNNNNNNNNNNNNNNNNNNNNNNNNNNNNNNNNNNNNNNNNNNNNNNNNNNNNNNNNNNNNNNNNNNNNNNNNNNNNNNNNNNNNNNNNNNNNNNNNNNNNNNNNNNNNNNNNNNNNNNNNNNNNNNNNNNNNNNNNNNNNNNNNNNNNNNNNNNNNNNNNNNNNNNNNNNNNNNNNNNNNNNNNNNNNNNNNNNNNNNNNNNNNNNNNNNNNNNNNNNNNNNNNNNNNNNNNNNNNNNNNNNNNNNNNNNNNNNNNNNNNNNNNNNNNNNNNNNNNNNNNNNNNNNNNNNNNNNNNNNNNNNNNNNNNNNNNNNNNNNNNNNNNNNNNNNNNNNNNNNNNNNNNNNNNNNNNNNNNNNNNNNNNNNNNNNNNNNNNNNNNNNNNNNNNNNNNNNNNNNNNNNNNNNNNNNNNNNNNNNNNNNNNNNNNNNNNNNNNNNNNNNNNNNNNNNNNNNNNNNNNNNNNNNNNNNNNNNNNNNNNNNNNNNNNNNNNNNNNNNNNNNNNNNNNNNNNNNNNNNNNNNNNNNNNNNNNNNNNNNNNNNNNNNNNNNNNNNNNNNNNNNNNNNNNNNNNNNNNNNNNNNNNNNNNNNNNNNNNNNNNNNNNNNNNNNNNNNNNNNNNNNNNNNNNNNNNNNNNNNNNNNNNNNNNNNNNNNNNNNNNNNNNNNNNNNNNNNNNNNNNNNNNNNNNNNNNNNNNNNNNNNNNNNNNNNNNNNNNNNNNNNNNNNNNNNNNNNNNNNNNNNNNNNNNNNNNNNNNNNNNNNNNNNNNNNNNNNNNNNNNNNNNNNNNNNNNNNNNNNNNNNNNNNNNNNNNNNNNNNNNNNNNNNNNNNNNNNNNNNNNNNNNNNNNNNNNNNNNNNNNNNNNNNNNNNNNNNNNNNNNNNNNNNNNNNNNNNNNNNNNNNNNNNNNNNNNNNNNNNNNNNNNNNNNNNNNNNNNNNNNNNNNNNNNNNNNNNNNNNNNNNNNNNNNNNNNNNNNNNNNNNNNNNNNNNNNNNNNNNNNNNNNNNNNNNNNNNNNNNNNNNNNNNNNNNNNNNNNNNNNNNNNNNNNNNNNNNNNNNNNNNNNNNNNNNNNNNNNNNNNNNNNNNNNNNNNNNNNNNNNNNNNNNNNNNNNNNNNNNNNNNNNNNNNNNNNNNNNNNNNNNNNNNNNNNNNNNNNNNNNNNNNNNNNNNNNNNNNNNNNNNNNNNNNNNNNNNNNNNNNNNNNNNNNNNNNNNTGATTTCTGGTGATGGAGTTGTACCATAAGTGAGCAGCAATTGAACATCGTCCCCAGGATTATTACCAGAAAAACCAAAAACATACTCAAAGTTATTGTTGTTATCCAGGGTAGTTAGCCATCCTCCTAAAGCGAAAGCCTGACCACTCTTGGCATTCAGCGCATTCACCAAAGATGAGTTCAAATTGATGGTCACTGTTTTATTGCTATCAGCACTGGTGAAATTGCGACTACCATAGATAACGCCATCTCCCAAGTCATTATAGATGTTTGTCAAACCAGTACCACCGGCAACCAGTGTTGTTACTGGGGTGATCACATCCCGTAACTCGTATGTCTCACTGACATCGTTACTTAGATAGCCATAAGTTTTAATTTGTAACTGAGCGGAAACAATTGGCTGAACCAGGGTAGGCAGGTTAAATGTCATCCAATTGCGACGCAACACAATATCAAAATTATCACCCACAAAATAGTTAGTATTAGTTGGGCTGTGTGAGCCAGTGTTGTCGTACCACCCTGTATCCGAGGCTAGGATAGTGGTCGGATTAACTCCATCATTATCAGCAATATTTATGGTTGCACTGATTGCAGCCCCGACGTAACTTGTTGTTACCGATGCAGTTATGTCCTGTTTGGCACTAATACTGGCTGGAGTGTAGCCTGTTCCTGATAGCACTGTGAGGGTGGCAGTTTCTGCTCCTTCAACAAGGGTGTCATCAGTGACGTTCAAGTTGACTAAGGCTGTGCTAGAACCTGCGGCAAAGGTGACAGTAGTAGGAATGGTTGTGTAATCTGTGCCATTGGTGGCTGTTCCACTCAAGGCAACGTTAACCGTTAAGCTGCTGGTGGTAGCACCTGTCCGGGTGAGGGTGTATTGTCCGGGATTTGGTGTTGTTACTAGTAGGGTTTCGGCAGCATCTGCATCTGTGGCTACGACTGTGATTTCTGGTAATGTTGGCGTAGTTCCAATCAACATAGACCAACCACCCGCAATAC harbors:
- a CDS encoding ABC transporter ATP-binding protein, with the protein product MKTRSNYWQLLPYIRTQWETIAKGFIGILGYVLATLTLINVAGKLAVPFGNGNVLAIAQLAGISAAIFLVRGFFQSVQDLYMAKAALRVAFYLRQQVYTHLQKLNLSYFETAKAGDLSYRLTEDVDRVGEVINKLFHDFTPCALQLIAIPIYMIYLNWQLTLATVIVAPIMGILIGWFGERLRKYSLKSQSRISDLSAILTEIFSGIRLIQAFAAEKYEIERFSHEAERSFKAKYSVERLKAIQIPIVGFLEAVSALSLLMVGTWQISQRNLTVGEFFSYLTAAALLIDPIGHTTNNYNEFKQGEASVDRVFELLAIQPTVLEKVNAITLPSVHGKVEYCNITFAYKSGETVLNNISLLVMPGQAIALVGASGAGKTTFVNLLPRFYDPEFGEIFIDGINIRDVTLNSLRKQIGIVPQETIMFSGTIAQNIAFGQDDFDINAVESAAKIANADQFIQQLPEGYQTWVGERGVNLSGGQRQRIAIARAVLLNPQILILDEATSALDSESEALVQEALERLMENRTVLIIAHRLSTVRKCDRILVLEKGQIVESGNHEELLELEGRYARYYAQQ
- a CDS encoding beta strand repeat-containing protein encodes the protein LGDDVYIVDSTTDIITENTSGGTDTIQSSTTFNIATLTNIENLTLTGTTAINGTGNAGNNILTGNSANNTLNGGAGNDTLDGGAGIDTLIGGTGVDTLIGGDGNDTYYVDNTSDTITENANQGTDIVYSTTNYVLSGNVENLTLTGTTAINGTGNAGNNVLTGNAADNTLDGGAGNDTLDGGAGIDTLIGGDGNDTYIIDTTTDTIIENANDLLGTDTIQSSVTYSLAALANVENLTLTGTTAINGTGNAGNNVLTGNAADNIFDGGAGNDTLDGGAGIDTLIGGLGDDTYYVDDSSDIVTENANEGTDTIFSAIDYALSGNVENLTLTGTTVINGTGNAANNIIVGNAADNILDGDAGVDTLIGGDGNDTYYVDNTSDTITENANQGTDTVYSTIDYALSGNVENLFLLGLATEGTGNASNNTIIGNELNNTLNGGAGVDTLIGGDGDDTYIVDSITDIITEYFGEGTDTIQSSVTYDLDPLSNIENLTLTGTTAINGTGNAGNNVITGNSANNTLDGGAGNDTLTGGTGKDTLTGGLGADRFDYRTLADSVFNTFDVIIGFNANAGNDLFLVSTARTAFSNAGIVATLDTAGIAAKLTTTSFTVNAAAQFSFGSRSFVAINDATAGFSATTDAIIEVIGLTGTLGLNNFTTTLA